A genomic segment from Pleurodeles waltl isolate 20211129_DDA chromosome 9, aPleWal1.hap1.20221129, whole genome shotgun sequence encodes:
- the HNRNPUL2 gene encoding heterogeneous nuclear ribonucleoprotein U-like protein 2 isoform X15 → MDTKKMRVADLRAELQRRGLDSRGLKAELAQRLDDALEAEGGQSKSPRPQRDEKSEESIEEEEEEEETELEEKKGESLRSPRIRGKARALAKVQSEEGSEELEGDEDAGSKRTRSQRTKEAEKTTIPVKDVTKIASPTKDTTRTGTPSKEANKTATPVRGRERVTTPGRGKATEVSEEEEILEEQTGSKRPRLRGKEKPAISVRGKGGPESEVEDSPEEEPEAKRPRLRGKEKADTLLCGQGGKGDEPEGSEEERPVTESRGLSRKGRAGPAARRRTSRSKEEVESSEDDDVPRQTRASRLRGKEKIDDAAHMKMEHEKGGEEDMITEEEDTESKDTGSRGKTKGRKGAVQARGTIGRAKDKNENNEEEDEEQETRRSSLRGKPVSSRVKSGKSEDNLSEASEEQEIKSPRLRGRIPRGRKEDVGPTDEVMGEIKSPRLRGKAGSQPHEKEGGGSTSEGKDEDIKSPRARAKTGRAKAAALVSDKDPEEMKEGSVEELKSPRLRGKKGKDKAELLTREKAETPTEETVDHENTGKEKVDTVDEKAEAVTVKSLEKEESDLAVKKGETLTQGHAEKEKTGAPVKTETTRKKAEREKAEALAREKAEREKAEALAREKAEREKAEALAREKAEREKAEALAREKAEREKAEALAREKAEREKAEALAREKAEREKAEALAREKAEREKAEALAREKAKREKAEALAREKAKREKAEALAREKAEREKAEALAREKAEREKAEALAREKAEREKAEALAREKAEREKAEALAREKAEREKAEALAREKAEREKAEALAREKAEREKAEALAREKAEREKAEALAREKAEREKAEALAREKAEREKAEALAREKAEREKAEALAREKAEREKAEAIAREKAEREKAEAIAREKAERLAREKAEREKADRLAREKAEREKAEALAREKAEREKAGALAREKAEREKAEALAREKAEREKAEALAREKAEREKAEALAREKAEREKAEALAREKAEREKAEALAREKAEREKAEALAREKAEREKAEALAREKAEREKAEALAREKAEREKAEALAREKAEREKAEAIAREKAEALAREKAEALAREKAEREKAEAIAREKAEALAREKAEREKAEAIAREKAEALAREKAEREKAEALAREKAEREKAEALACEKAEREKAEVLAREKAEREKAEAIAREKAEALAREKAEREKAEALAREKAEREKAEALAREKAEREKAEALAREKAEREKAEALAREKAEREKAEALAREKAEREKAEALAREKAEREKAEALAREKAEREKAEALAREKAEREKAEVGALACKKEKPGPPQAIPSDKEKTEALVPEKKTEPVASEEKRAEALVPEKKIQSFLKEASEAVLKEKVHTKDSDQVRGKSIAPEEQRVPEGPLPVVRPENATIPETPLVCTQGIEEIKQEGVALKESETGQDGVNGRRKRTWEEMEPEAGPSEDGQSGDEAQDDEKEGTEEELGTDDDPRSERSDAASSDDQRRGVKRPREEHGRTYHEYKEEAYYSRSRSPVPEEEEEAPLDETLVCLDTYTSDLHFKVNKDRYGGQPLFSDRFPALWCGARCTFGVSKGRICFEAKVVQNLPVQESCSEVPLLRVGWSVDRSASQLGEDDFSYGFDGRGLKVTGGEFEAYGQPFGESDVIGCFADFKDEVVELSFSINGSPLGIAFQVSQSALEGRPLLPHVLCKNLIVELNFGQKEKSYFTTTEDFAFLHNVPLEDRVRTPVPPKTAEECEVLLMVGLPGAGKSHWVQKHTLENPEKRYNVLGADRLLKQMRMQGPEVREIDSQRLDTLIKQATQCQIRLVPVASKRKRNFILDQCTVYSSAQRRKLHAFKGFSRKAVVVVPSDEDMKKRQELRRQEGGEEVPEHVLLEMKANFSLPEKCDYVDEVLYIGLQKEEAEKLVAANKEEALKVLPPHDKRANRRNNRNRPYRGFGQGNSGGGSGRGYDNRPYAQQQQQNWGQAGNRGWQNFYQDRDRYYRNYYGYQGYR, encoded by the exons ATGGACACTAAGAAGATGCGCGTAGCGGACCTTCGTGCCGAGCTGCAGCGGCGCGGGCTTGATTCCCGCGGCCTCAAGGCCGAGCTAGCCCAGCGACTGGACGATGCGCTAGAGGCCGAAGGGGGGCAATCAAAGAGTCCCCGACCCCAGCGGGACGAAAAGAGTGAGGAgagcattgaggaggaggaggaggaagaagagacggaATTGgaggagaaaaaaggagaaagctTGCGGAGCCCTCGGATTCGCGGTAAGGCTAGAGCATTGGCCAAGGTCCAGAGCGAGGAAGGCAGTGAAGAGTTGGAAGGTGATGAAGATGCAGGGAGCAAGAGGACGAGGTCGCAAAGGACTAAGGAAGCAGAAAAAACAACAATTCCCGTGAAAGATGTGACCAAAATTGCCTCGCCGACCAAGGACACAACCAGGACAGGCACCCCATCCAAGGAAGCAAACAAGACAGCAACACCTGTCCGTGGCAGAGAAAGGGTGACTACGCCAGGCCGTGGTAAAGCTACTGAGGTCAGCGAGGAAGAGGAGATCTTGGAAGAACAAACTGGGTCCAAGAGACCCCGATTGCGTGGTAAGGAGAAGCCAGCTATCTCTGTGCGTGGGAAAGGAGGCCCCGAGAGTGAAGTGGAAGACAGCCCTGAGGAAGAACCGGAGGCAAAGAGGCCCAGGCTACGGGGGAAAGAGAAAGCGGACACGCTGTTGTGTGGCCAAGGAGGCAAAGGCGATGAACCGGAGGGCTCAGAAGAAGAGAGACCGGTAACTGAGTCCCGGGGACTGAGCAGAAAGGGGAGGGCAGGCCCGGCAGCCCGTCGGAGGACATCCCGAagcaaggaggaggtggagagCTCCGAAGATGATGATGTACCACGGCAAACTAGGGCATCCCGACTACGTGGGAAAGAAAAGATTGATGATGCAGCCCATATGAAGATGGAGCATGAGAAGGGGGGCGAAGAAGATATGATAACTGAGGAGGAAGATACAGAATCTAAGGACACAGGATCACGTGGTAAAACGAAGGGTCGGAAAGGAGCTGTTCAGGCACGCGGGACAATAGGAAGGGCTAAAGATAAAAATGAGaataatgaggaggaggatgaagagcaagaaacACGACGATCCAGTCTACGTGGAAAGCCAGTCTCGTCTCGTGTAAAGTCTGGAAAATCTGAGGACAATTTGAGCGAAGCAAGTGAAGAGCAGGAGATAAAGAGCCCCAGGCTGAGGGGCAGAATACCCCGTGGCCGTAAggaagatgtgggtcccactgatgAAGTGATGGGGGAAATTAAAAGTCCTAGGTTGCGTGGGAAGGCAGGATCTCAGCCCCACGAGAAGGAAGGTGGCGGAAGTACCAGTGAAGGGAAAGACGAAGATATAAAGAGCCCAAGAGCACGAGCAAAAACTGGACGAGCAAAAGCTGCTGCTTTGGTGTCTGATAAGGACCCAGAAGAAATGAAGGAAGGGTCAGTGGAAGAACTGAAGAGCCCACGGCTTCGTGGAAAAAAGGGTAAGGATAAAGCTGAATTACTGACTCGAGAGAAAGCAGAAACCCCCACCGAGGAGACAGTTGACCATGAGAACACTGGAAAGGAGAAGGTTGACACAGTAGATGAGAAGGCTGAAGCCGTCACCGTGAAAAGTCTAGAAAAGGAAGAATCAGATCTGGCTGTTAAAAAGGGAGAGACTTTGACACAGGGGCATGCTGAGAAGGAAAAGACTGGGGCCCCTGTGAAGACGGAGACGACCCGCAAGAAGGCGGAGAGGGAAAAGGCTGAGGCGCTGGCCCGGGAGAAGGCGGAGAGGGAAAAGGCTGAGGCGCTGGCCCGGGAGAAGGCGGAGAGGGAAAAGGCTGAGGCGCTTGCCCGGGAGAAGGCGGAGAGGGAAAAGGCTGAGGCGCTGGCCCGGGAGAAGGCGGAGAGGGAAAAGGCTGAGGCGCTGGCCCGGGAGAAGGCGGAGAGGGAAAAGGCTGAGGCGCTGGCCCGGGAGAAGGCGGAGAGGGAAAAGGCTGAGGCGCTGGCCCGGGAGAAGGCAGAGAGGGAAAAGGCTGAGGCGCTGGCCCGGGAGAAGGCAAAGAGGGAAAAGGCGGAGGCGCTGGCCCGGGAGAAGGCAAAGAGGGAAAAGGCGGAGGCGCTTGCCCGGGAGAAGGCAGAGAGAGAAAAGGCGGAGGCGCTGGCCCGGGAGAAGGCAGAGAGAGAAAAGGCGGAGGCGCTGGCCCGCGAGAAGGCAGAGAGAGAAAAGGCGGAGGCGCTGGCCCGCGAGAAGGCAGAGAGAGAAAAGGCGGAGGCGCTGGCCCGCGAGAAGGCAGAGAGAGAAAAGGCGGAGGCGCTGGCCCGCGAGAAGGCAGAGAGAGAAAAGGCGGAGGCGCTGGCCCGCGAGAAGGCAGAGAGAGAAAAGGCGGAGGCGCTGGCCCGCGAGAAGGCAGAGAGAGAAAAGGCGGAGGCGCTGGCCCGCGAGAAGGCAGAGAGAGAAAAGGCGGAGGCGCTGGCCCGCGAGAAGGCAGAGAGAGAAAAGGCGGAGGCGCTGGCCCGCGAGAAGGCAGAGAGAGAAAAGGCGGAGGCGCTGGCCCGCGAGAAGGCAGAGAGAGAAAAGGCAGAAGCCATAGCTCGGGAGAAGGCAGAGAGAGAAAAGGCAGAAGCCATAGCTCGGGAGAAGGCGGAGAGGTTGGCCCGCGAGAAGGCAGAGAGGGAAAAGGCGGATAGGTTGGCCCGCGAGAAGGCGGAAAGGGAAAAGGCGGAGGCGCTGGCCCGCGAGAAGGCGGAGAGGGAAAAGGCAGGGGCGCTGGCCCGCGAGAAGGCGGAGAGGGAAAAGGCGGAGGCGCTGGCCCGCGAGAAGGCGGAGAGGGAAAAGGCGGAGGCGCTGGCCCGCGAGAAGGCAGAGAGAGAAAAGGCGGAGGCGCTGGCCCGCGAGAAGGCAGAGAGAGAAAAGGCGGAGGCGCTGGCCCGCGAGAAGGCAGAGAGAGAAAAGGCGGAGGCGCTGGCCCGCGAGAAGGCAGAGAGAGAAAAGGCGGAGGCGCTGGCCCGCGAGAAGGCAGAGAGAGAAAAGGCGGAGGCGCTGGCCCGCGAGAAGGCAGAGAGAGAAAAGGCGGAGGCGCTGGCCCGCGAGAAGGCAGAGAGAGAAAAGGCGGAGGCGCTGGCCCGCGAGAAGGCAGAGAGAGAAAAGGCAGAAGCCATAGCTCGGGAGAAG GCGGAGGCGCTGGCCCGCGAGAAG GCGGAGGCGCTGGCCCGCGAGAAGGCAGAGAGGGAAAAGGCAGAAGCCATAGCTCGGGAGAAAGCGGAGGCGCTGGCCCGCGAGAAGGCAGAGAGGGAAAAGGCAGAAGCCATAGCTCGGGAGAAGGCGGAGGCGCTGGCCCGCGAGAAGGCAGAGAGGGAGAAGGCGGAGGCGCTGGCCCGCGAGAAGGCAGAGAGGGAGAAGGCGGAGGCGCTGGCCTGCGAGAAGGCAGAGAGGGAGAAGGCGGAGGTGCTGGCCCGCGAGAAGGCAGAGAGGGAAAAGGCAGAAGCCATAGCTCGGGAGAAAGCGGAGGCGCTGGCCCGCGAGAAGGCAGAGAGGGAAAAGGCGGAGGCGCTGGCCCGCGAGAAGGCAGAGAGGGAAAAGGCGGAGGCGCTGGCCCGCGAGAAGGCAGAGAGGGAAAAGGCGGAGGCGCTGGCCCGCGAGAAGGCAGAGAGGGAAAAGGCGGAGGCGCTGGCCCGCGAGAAGGCAGAGAGGGAAAAGGCGGAGGCGCTGGCCCGCGAGAAGGCAGAGAGGGAAAAGGCGGAGGCGCTGGCCCGCGAGAAGGCAGAGAGGGAAAAGGCAGAGGCGCTGGCCCGTGAGAAGGCAGAGAGGGAAAAGGCGGAGGCGCTGGCCCGCGAGAAGGCAGAGCGAGAAAAGGCGGAGGTTGGGGCTCTGGcgtgtaaaaaagaaaaacctgGGCCTCCCCAAGCCATtccctctgacaaggagaagactGAGGCTTTAGTGCCAGAGAAGAAGACTGAGCCTGTGGCCTCTGAGGAAAAAAGGGCAGAAGCCTTGGTGCCAGAGAAGAAAATACAGAGTTTTCTAAAAGAAGCCAGCGAGGCTGTGCTGAAGGAGAAAGTGCATACTAAGGACAGTGACCAGGTCAGAGGCAAGAGTATAGCTCCAGAAGAGCAAAGAGTACCAGAAGGTCCATTACCTGTAGTCCGCCCAGAGAATGCTACAATACCAGAGACACCGCTGGTGTGCACCCAAGGAATTGAAGAAATTAAGCAAGAGGGGGTTGCACTGAAGGAGTCTGAGACTGGGCAAGATGGTGTGAATGGGAGACGTAAGCGGACTTGGGAAGAGATGGAGCCAGAGGCAGGACCCAGTGAGGATGGTCAGAGTGGCGATGAAGCACAAGATGATGAGAAGGAGGGCACAGAGGAAGAGTTGG GCACAGATGATGATCCCAGGAGTGAGCGCTCTGATGCTGCTAGCTCCGATGACCAGCGGCGTGGGGTGAAGAGGCCCCGTGAAGAGCACGGCCGCACTTATCACGAGTACAAAGAGGAGGCATACTACAGCCG ATCAAGATCCCCAGTgccagaggaagaagaggaagctcccCTGGATGAGACTCTTGTGTGCCTTGACACAT ATACCAGTGATCTTCactttaaagtaaacaaagaccgGTATGGAGGCCAGCCTCTCTTTTCAGACCGTTTTCCCGCACTCTGGTGCGGTGCCAGATGTACCTTCGGTGTGTCCAAGGGTCGAATCTGCTTTGAAGCAAAG GTAGTGCAAAATCTCCCTGTTCAGGAAAGCTGCAGCGAGGTGCCCCTGCTCCGGGTTGGTTGGTCTGTGGATCGTTCAGCTTCACAACTAG GGGAAGATGATTTCTCATATGGCTTTGATGGAAGAGGCTTGAAGGTTACGGGAGGTGAATTTGAGGCATACGGGCAACCGTTTGGTGAGAGTGATGTCATCGGCTGCTTTGCT GACTTCAAGGATGAGGTGGTGGAGCTCTCCTTCTCTATAAATGGATCTCCCTTGGGCATTGCTTTCCAGGTCAGCCAGTCAGCTTTGGAAGGTCGCCCACTGTTGCCACATGTACTTTGCAAAAACCTCATTGTGGAGTTAAATTTTGGCCAGAAGGAGAAGTCCTATTTTACAACTACAGAAGATTTTGCCTTCCTCCACAACGTTCCACTGGAGGATCGTGTGCGCACTCCTGTGCCCCCGAAAACTGCAGAAGAGTGTGAG GTGCTATTAATGGTCGGCCTCCCAGGTGCAGGAAAGAGCCACTGGGTTCAGAAGCACACACTTGAGAATCCAGAGAAGCGTTACAATGTCTTGGGTGCAGACAGGCTCTTAAAGCAAATgagg ATGCAGGGACCGGAAGTCCGAGAAATTGATTCTCAGCGTCTGGATACATTGATCAAACAAGCTACACAATGCCAGATTCGTCTTGTCCCTGTGGCTTCCAAGAGGAAAAGGAACTTCATCTTGGATCAG TGCACAGTTTATAGCTCTGCTCAGCGAAGGAAGCTCCATGCCTTCAAAGGATTTTCCCGCAAGGCTGTTGTGGTGGTCCCAAGTGATGAGGACATGAAGAAAAGGCAGGAACTGCGACGCCAGGAAGGAGGAGAAGAGGTCCCTGAGCATGTACTATTAGAGATGAAAG CCAACTTTTCCCTCCCCGAGAAGTGCGACTATGTGGATGAGGTTTTGTATATTGGCCTGCAAAAGGAGGAGGCAGAAAAGCTGGTGGCTGCAAACAAAGAGGAGGCTTTGAAAGTGCTCCCTCCACATGACAAGCGCGCAAATAGACGGAACAATCGCAATCGGCCTTACCGTGGCTTCGGGCAAGGCAACAGTG gtgGGGGCTCAGGCAGAGGATATGACAATCGCCCATAtgcacaacagcaacagcagaattGGGGTCAGGCTGGAAACCGAGGG